The window CAGGGCTGGCCAGGCGTGAGAGGCTGCCcctggagctcaggggctctgcccagggtggggagggggagagggcctctgtgctgctgcaggagtgccCTGAGCACTGCTGAAAGGTGCTGGGGGAGCGAGGCTGTGGGCTGGTGatggagggcagagctgctggcaggtctCCGCCAGTGGAGCTGCCCCCGGACAGGCCAATCTCCCGGGCAGAGCCGGGCCACCCCCACGCGTTCAGCtctggggcagaggaagggactGCAGCTTGCCTTGGGAAGTCAGAGCAGCCTTCAGGGAGGTGCCTGGGCATGGACTAGGATACCTCTCTCATCCCTAACATCCCACTGAGAATCCCTCCCTCCCACTTTACTGATCGCTTTTCAAGGCCAGCGCTCCTGTTACAGTTGCCTTTATCAGGCCTCTCTGGATCTCCTCGGAGTAGATGAGGTTTGCTTGGCGAGGTCCCGTGACACAGACACGCTGGCCAGTGCTAATGGCTCTtgtcagctcctgccagctctcccGGCCCAGAGGGTAGCAGTGGTGCCTGACCACCAGCCTGCACTGCTGGACCCTCTCCGGGCTGCCGAGTGCCGTGCATGGCTATGGGGAGCTGGTAGTGCACTGTGCACAGCATCTGGCTGTCTCGGGGTGTCCCTGGGGGCACGGGTTTTGGCATCCCTATGGCTGAGAGCTGCTCCTTTGTCTGCCCATGACCTTGCTTGGCGGCGGGTGGCCAGAGCGTGGCCTTGGCGTGGAGAACACACggctccttttccttcctttgcccTCGGCCTTGGCTAATAAAAGGCACTATCCCTGCGTGACAGTGAGGTCTCTGTGGAGCCCGGCCCTGGTGCACAGCCgtgctccctgcagggctccggGGCTGCTGGCTCAGCACCCAGCCCGGCCAGTCCAGAGGATCCCACACAGCACCGACCAGCACAGGGTGAGTGGGGCATGGCAGTGCCCACAGTGCCAGCGCTGGGCACCAACAGGATCCATCCGGCACGGGTACCGGGGCAGTGCAGTGcaaggcttctgctgctgctgctagaGAGGTGCCCTGGAGAGGCACAGACGGGCCCGTGCCGTGCGGGGCGAGTCCCAGCCGGGCTGCCTGTCTCAGCAGCCCCACGTGCTGCACAGCCgggcacagcagccctgtgGGAATGCTGTGCCTTCTCCCGGCCAGCCTAGGCACAGGACACTGCTGTGTCTGTCGCACGTGGGCCACCGCCAGCCTGTACCTTCCTCTGCCTCACCTTGGCTAAAGCTCGGCGCGGGCAGGTCCCTCCCCTCGCCTGGCACGGCTGCCGGAGGAGGAGACAGGCACCGGCCGCCCTCCTCCAGGAACAGCGGCTGAGCCCAGCCCGAGCCCAGCCCGAGCCCAGCGGGCCTCCACTCCgcagcccacccgggccaccagCCTGCCCGGCACCCCAGGCTCCCACGGGCACAGGTAGGAGCCGGTGCGCCGTGGGCAGATCTGGGCACGGCACAGCTCGGGGGCATGGCACAGCCCTTGGCACACGGCACAGCCCCATGGCACGGGCTGGGTGCTGGCAACGGGCATGAGGCAGCACACCAGGAAGGAGCTGTGGGGTCCCTTGGCAGTGACAGGCTGGGTacccccacccctgccatgcgCTTCCTGTGGCTGACGTGTGCCGGACTTTGCCCAGGGAGCTGTAGCGGTGGGGAGGGACAGGTACCTTGGGAGGGACGTTCCCATCCGGCAGCATCGTCGCCGTGCCCGGCTGAGTTCCTGGTGGAGCAGATGCCCTGCACGGCTCCACCCTACAGCCTAGCCGTGCAGGTGCCTTCGCTAtgggccatccccacctgggacAAAGAATGATGCAGTGACCCCTGTGAATCTGCACCCGGCGGTTCCCGGAGCACCAGGCGCCCATCCCGCCTCGCTGCCGGCGGCAGGCACGTTCCTGCCGCGCCGTGCCGGGAGCCCGGGGAACGCGGTGCCTCCGGCTCGCCAGCCCACGAGGCGCCCTTTTGTTGGCCGGCGGGGCCCACCGTGCCGCCCGGGGGCCGGGGCGTGCCCGGGCTGCCGACGCCTGGCCGGGCTGGCCtccgcgggcgggcgggcggcgggggcctCCAGGCAGAAGGAATCGGCAGTGACATTCCCGTAGCCTGGAGACCGCCGTCCCTTTCAGCGGGCAGCCCATTTGAATAAGAATCGTACCCGGGGAAGGGGGGCCACCAGCCGCCATCCCATCGCTGCCCTTGCCCTAGCTCATTTCTGCGcgcccagcccagggccagcgGGTCCCACGCCGCCCTCGCCCCTGGCCTTGGGCCCGCCGGACGCCGCAGGACGCCAGGTACAGGGGGTTCGCGGGGCTCGGGGACCCTCGTGCCAGCACGTGGCTCTGCACCACCTTGCCCATCGGCCCGGCATGGCTTCGAGCGGGGCGGGTGCCAGAACGGATCGCGgctccccccgccgccccgAGCCCCCTTGCCCTGGGCTGGCTCCGTGCGGGGGACAGGAAAGATGTGTTTGGGCAGAGCCGGGACCAGGCTTTGATCCAGCACTTGTGAGGCTGGGAGCGGGAAGTACCGGGAGAGAAGGAAACACAAAAGACAGCTCCAACCTAAATTTAACAGTGGGACCCTGGCCAGAGCCAGGGATGCCCTTGCCCAGCCGGCTCCGGAGTTCCTGGCTCCCCTCCCAAGCTGGCCCTGGCCCGGTGCTGGTACCCCCCAGGGACACTAGTGACTCTCAAAAGGATAGATCCATTCAGAGCCAGGCAGGATGGGGCATGCCACAGTTTGTGCCAGCTCTGGTGGGGCATAGCATGGCTGTGTGCCTGGATGTGTGTGTGACAgtcccccagggctgctcaggtgGACACTGCATGTCGTTCCGGAGGACTTTCAGACCCATATGCTTAAATGACCCTGATTCCTCGTGTTGTCCCTGGAAAGCACCATCATGCCAGTGTGGGGGGGTGGATCCTGGACTGCACAGTCGTGCTAGAGGCAGGAGAGGACAGGCACAAGCTGCCCTGCACCCCATGCCATACCCTGCGCCCTATCGCAGTGCCATCTCCGTGTTCCACCAGGCAGATCCCGTGGTTGCCCATGGACCTCTTGGTGCTTGCTTTCCTCCTGGGTAAGCATTGGCcttgggggcaccctgcatacccacagtgctgggagctgtggtggTTCAGGGACCCCAGTGTGggtggagggtgctgggcagcagAGATGGCGGCAGTGACGATGCtccctgcctggcagtgcccataGCCTGACTGCCACAAAGCCCAGCGGGGAATCCAGGCTGCACTAAGCCCTGCCGGGATTAGCGAGCGCCTGACCTGGCTCCTGACTCCCCGCGGCACTTCTCGGCACCCTGGGGCTGCCCGGGCCCCCAGGAGCAcgggcagcccagccccccgctcaccctgctccctgcccctggTCACgaggctgcggcgctgctgccagcacctttCCGGATCATGGAGCTTCATGCTGCATCAGTGGGTCGGGATGCAGGgatgggacgggatgggatggttGGGGGTGGGGTGGGTGCACGGGGAAGCAGGGggtgcccaggtgccccagcgcagcccccagcctgtgccctcATGCTCTCTGCAGTTGGGGGACTGGTGGCAGGGGACTGGCAGGAACCTGACCTGAGCCACGGCTGTGCCCGTGGCAGCTGCTACCCAGCCACTGGGAACCTGCTGGTGGGGCGAGCCACCCgcctgagtgccacctccaccTGTGGGCTGGACGGGCCCCAGGAGTACTGCATCGTCAGCCACCTCCAGGtgagcccacccagccccacagcagctccagcacagaccCACACAGCCAGGCACTGGTGCAGCTTCCAGTCACCCGTCCCTGATGGTGCCACTCCCTGGCACAGGACTCAGAGAAATGTTTCACCTGTGACTCACGTGACCCGTCCCTGCCTGAGAGCCACCGCATCGAGAATGTCATTTACCTGAGCAGCCCCCATGACAAACGGACCTGGTGGCAGTCGGAGAATGGTGAGGTCAGGGTGGCAGTGGGGTTGCCCCATATGCATGTGCTGTGGGGCTGCATGGCCATGGGGGtcttccccagcctcagccatctctgtctctctctgtctcccagGTGTGGAGCATGTCAGCATCCGCCTGGACCTGGAGGGCGAGTTCCACTTCACCCACCTGATCATGAAGTTTAAAGTGGGTGCCGGCACATGGAtgcctgggatgggatggaatgggatgggacaggatggATCTGGAGGGGCTGTGGGTCTGGCCCCCATCCCGTCTGGGTGTCCTGCAGACCTTCCGCCCCGCGGCCATGCTGGTGGAGCGCTCAGCCGACTTTGGGCGCACCTGGAAAGTGTACCGCTACTTCGCCTACAACTGCTCCAAGCTCTTCCCGGGAATCCCCAGCCACGCCCTGGGGCTTGTGGATGAGGTGCTGTGTGACCAGCGCTACTCTGAGATCGAGCCGTCCAGCCATGGGGAGGTGCGTGGGGATGGGGTGGtgcagagcagggccaggggtcGGGCTGGAATGGGATcaccccttccttccttctcacaGGTCATCTTCAAGGTGCTGGACCCCTCCATCCCCGTAGCAGATCCCTACAGCCCAGCCATACAGGGTGTGTTGCCGGGGGTGTGGgggatgcagggctggctggcatCGGGCAGCTGCTAACAGTGACACACCGCCAGACCTGCTTCGTGTCACCAACCTGCGGGTGAACCTCACCAAGCTGCACACGCTGGGGGACAACCTGCTGGACTCACGGCGGGAGGTGCTGCACAAGTACTACTACGCTGTGGATGAGCTGGTGCTGCGCGGGAGCTGCTTCTGCCACGGCCACGCTGCCCACTGTGCCCCAGCACCGGGTGCCCCGACACCCTCTGTCCCCGGCATGGTGAGGCACACGCGCCCACCAGCACGGCACGGTGCCCGTGGGACCTGGCAGCCCCACTGAGCTGGGTGCTCCCCCCAGATCCACGGGCGCTGTGTCTGCGAGCACCACACGCAGGGGCTGAACTGCGAGCGCTGCGAGGATTTCTACCACGACCTGCCCTGGCGCCCGGCCGAGGGCTCCAGCACCAACGCCTGTCGCCgtgagtgccagggctgccaggctgtgctgtgccaggggttttggggtgccagggctgtactttggggaggtttgggatTGTGGTGGTGCATGTCAGAGCAAGGAGAGCCCAGGCAGGGGAGGTTTGGCACTCGGGGTGCTGCCTGGCAGGTGTGGGCTGTGGTGCCACATGCCATGCCacggtgctgtccctgcaggctgtgacTGCAACGAGCACTCACGGCGGTGCCACTTTGACATGGCCGTGTTCCTGGCCACGGGGAACAccagtggggctgtgtgtgaTGACTGCCAGCACAACACCATGGGCCGTCGCTGTCACCTCTGCAAGCCCTTCTACTACCGGCACCCTCGCTCCGACATCCGGTCCCCCACTGCCTGTGCCCGTGAGTGTCCTgggaccccagccccacagcttgTCCCAGCCCTATGGCTCCcgctgctgccccagcctcacggctcctggtgccagcagccagagctAGTGATGATCCTCTCTCCTGGCAGCGTGTGACTGTGACCCAGCAGGCTCGCTGGACGGAGGTGCCTGCGATGGGCACACGGACGTGGCACTGGGCATGATTGCGGGGCAGTGCCGCTGCAAGGAGAACGTGGCCGGTCCCCGCTGCGACCGCTGCCGCCACGGCGCCTATGGCCTCAGCCATGACGACCCACAGGGCTGTCAGCGTGAGCTGGGAGCCAGGGATGGAGTGGGAgaagggatggggatggggggtGATGGAGGGGTAGGGATGAAGGGATGAAATTGgaggaatggggatgggatggatgaggatggagggatggaggtgGAGGTATGGTGATGGAGGGATGAGGATGGAAAGATCTGGGACAGAGGGACGGAGATGGAAGGATGTAGGATGGAGGGATATGGCATAGTTCTATGAGAATGGATGGAGACATGGTGAtggagggatggggatggaagGGATGAAGATGGATGGATTTAGGATGGGGAAGGAGGGCCAAGAGGCACGTGGGCTGTAGTCCCACTGGCACCCCCTCACATGTGCGTGTGTGGGGGCAGCATGCAGGTGTGACCCACGGGGTACGGTGGCAGGCAGCTCCCCGTGTGACCCCATCAGTGGGGACTGCTACTGCAAACGCTTCGTGGCTGGGCGCTCCTGCAGCCAGTGTGTGGTGAGTGCCCCAGCCCATGGGACTgactgtccccatccccatggcAACCCCCAGGGCTGGGTTGCCCCCACACCTGCCCTACATGtcccctcctcactgcagccCGAGTTCTGGGGTCTGAGCTACGACCTGGGGGGCTGCCGGCCCTGCGCCTGCGACTTCGGGGGAGCCTACAACAACCGGTGGGGCCAGCACAGCACCCGGAGGGGCAGGGGTGGGGCGAgagtggggacagggctgggagtcACACatgggggagggagggatggggacaaggctggGGAGATATGGGGGCTGGGTtggaaggagaaagagaggGATCTCTGTCCTCAGAGAtggagggatggggacagagatgGAAGTAGGGATGGATGaagacacagacagacagaaggACAGATGAAAGGACATGATGGTCACCCCCCAGGTGCTCCATGGAGGATGGGGCATGTCCCTGCCGTCCCCACATCATGGGGCGGCAGTGTGACCAGGTGCAACCCGGCTTCTTCTGTGCCCCCCTCGACTACTACACCTATGAGGCCGAGCAGGCCACTGGCCATGGCCACAGCCACCCTCAGCTCCCGGTGAGTCTCCCTGGGGGTCACCGTGCTTGTGCATGGCTGTGACTGTGCACCATGCTCCATGCATAGCTGCCGCTGTGCTCTATGCATGGCTGTCACCCTGTCCTGCCTGTGGCTGTTACCATGCCCTGTGCATGGCTATCCTTGCGCACGGCTGTCCCTGTGCATGGCCACCGTCCCCtgaccccatccctgcagggtgCCATTCGGGCGGAGGTGCCCCAGGACTGCCTGGAGTATGACAccagggagctggcagggaggaagggaCGCTCACGGCGTCAGCGCAGCCCCCCCCgtgctccccagccccccgtcccCCCGCGCCGCAGCCGCCAGCAGCCCCCCAAGGTGAGCTGGTAGGAGAGGGCACAGtgaggcactgcagggcagaagTGGCCGGGGGTAGAGCCAGGGCCAAACTGTGCcggtgccctgcccagctggatgTGGAGGAGGTGGTGCGGGACAGCGCCGGGCGCATGGTGACGTGGACAGGCCTGGGGTTCGCCCGCGTGCGGGACGGGGCTGGCCTGACCTTCCGCGTGGACAACGTGCCCTACGCCATGGACTACGAGCTGCTGCTGCGCTATGAGCCCGAGGTGAGCACGGCCACAGCCACGGCCACGGCGtgtggggcacagcagagccctgacacTGCCCTGCCTGTCGCCGCAGTCAGCCGAGGACTGGGAGGCCGTGGTCAGCGTCAGCTCCCGGGTGCTGCCCACCAGCTCTCGCTGTGGGAACCTGCTGCCCTCCGAGCAGATGTACCGCCAGagcctgccccacagccagaGGTGCGTGGGATGGGCTGcggtgggctggggatgggaacaAGGGAGGTGGTTgggtcctgctgctgtccttttGCCGTCTCCATGGCCCTGCCGTGCCCATGCAACAGCTGACTCTGTTCAGGTACGTGCTGCTGTCCCGGCCCTTCTGCTTCGAGCCCAGCACCCCTTATGAGGTGACCATGCGGCTTCAGCGGGCCGGTGTCACCCAGCGCCACCCTGGTGCCTTCATCCTCATTGACTCGGTGAGAGGGGTCCCACTGCACCTTGTgcctgaggctgggcaggggtggacaGGGAACCAGAGGCTGGAGTGGGAAGTGACCCTCCTCTGGGGATGTATGTGGGGTCAGGATGGGATGAGATGGGGATGAgatgaggatggggatgggaatggggaagtaGATGTTGAAGGGGATATCAGTGAGACTGGGGATTTAGGTAGAGTTGGGGCTGGCATAGGGATGTCAGCGTGGAAGGGGATTAAGGAAGCTTCTGGGGATGGCAATTTATATGGGAATATCAGTGGGGTTGGGGATGTcagtggagctggggctgttgatggagctggggcagttggccccagcagcactgggactgTCCTGGAGCACATGGATCCAGCCTAGTGGAAGGTCCCACAGTGGAGGCTGGCAATGCCCCCCCTGCCCCAtctcctcttcccttcccccagctggtgctgctgccacgggtgtcagagctgccagggttccacggggcagaggcagcagcgcgccaggaggagctggagcggTACCAGTGCCTGGAGGTGTTTCGCATGGCCCCCCCTCACCCCCTGGCCGAGGCCTGTGCCCGCCTGGTGTGCAGCGTGTCAGCCCTGATGCACGGCGGGGCGCTGCGTGagtggggagctgcaggggtgggacccaggggtgggcaggggtgGAGCCCTGCCGGGGCAGGATATGCCCGTGCCCATGGCATGGTGGGCAGGAGAGCAGTGGCAGGGCGTGGGCAGGTGTGGGCAGGTGCAGACAAGGCAGCCCTGGCCCCATGCTGGTCCTGCTCCCGCAGCCTGCCAGTGCGACCCACAGGGCTCCCGCAGCAGCGAGTGCCAGGTGCAAGGCGGGCAGTGTGAGTGCAAGCCCCACGTCACTGGCCGACGCTGCGACCACTGCGCCCCGGGCAGCTTCGGCTTTGGGCCCCTGGGATGCAGCCGTGAGTACTGGGATCTTTGTCTGCCAGGAATTGTGGTTtttcctgtctgtctgtccagccatCAGTGCTCTCTTCACTGCTCTGTTCACTTGTCTGTCTGTTCATCTGTCTGTGCATGTGTCCATCTGAGccttgctgtcctgcagcccatgggTTCAGTCACAGTtatccatccgtccatccatccatccatccatccatccatccatccatccatccatccacatGAGTCCCATGTGGATGTGAGCATTGTGCTGTCCTGCACTCTCTCATCTGTCTGTCCACCCACGCTCTTGTGGACTTATGTGTCCACATGAGCCCTTCTGTACCACAGCCCATGGAGTGAGCTTGTTCTGGGTGCTGGTCCCctccctgtctgtctgtctgtctgtccatccctgtgtccctgcaccCATGTGCCTGACCCCAGTTGTGCCGCCCCGCAGCCTGCGGCTGCTCCCCCGAGGGCTCGGTGTCCCAGCTGTGCGACAAGGTGAGCGGGCAGTGCCGGTGCCAGCCCGGCACCGTGGGCCGGCAGTGTGACCAGTGCCAGCCCGGCCACTGGGGCTTCCCTGCCTGCCGGCCCTGCCAGTGCAACGGGCACGCCGAGGAGTGCGACCCCCGCACGGGCACCTGCCTGCGCTGCCGTGACCACACGAGCGGGCGGCACTGCGAGAGGTGAGCCCGCTCCCAGAGGcaatggcatggcatggcatggcgtGGAATGGGGCTGGTGCAGTGGAGTGGGACAGGATGAGATGTGATGGTATGGGATATGATGGAATGGTGAGGTGGGTTGGGATGGGCTGGTGTAGATATGATGGGGTAGAATAGGATGGGATGGCATggtgtgggatgggatgggatggatgagATTGagatggaatgggatggatACAATTGGTTAGGACAGGGTGAGATATGATGGTATGGGATAcgatggaatgggatgggatggtgGGATGGTATATGATGGATCGGAGAGACCCACTGGGTCCCCCCTCGTCCTTTCAGGTGCCAGGACGGTTACTATGGGAACCCTGTGCTGGGCTCGGGACAGCAGTGCcggccctgcccctgccccggcTACCCTGGCACTCGGCATTACCACGGCAGCGCCTGCCACGCGGACGATGAGACACACCACATCGTCTGCCTCTGCGCCCCCGGATACGCGGGTGAGGGGCAgagcgggctcagggcagcagggaccCCCGGCACTGGGGCTGCGGGAccccagcacccacagcccccCTCTCCGCAGGGCCCCGCTGTGACCGCTGCTCCCCTGGCTACTTCGGGGCTCCGGAGATGGAGGGGGGGGAGTGCCGGCCCTGCCAGTGCAACAACAACATCGACACCAGCGACCCAGAGGGCTGCGACCCCCGCACGGGACAGTGCCTGCGCTGCCTGTACCACACCGCTGGGCCACGCTGTGCCCAGTGTCAGCCGGGCTACTACGGCAGTGCCCTGCAGCGCAGCTGCCGGCGTGAGCGGGGCGGGGGTccgcggggctggggctgcacggGGGCTTGGGATGGGGGTGATGCAAGGGCTCAAGGCAGGGATGAGGTGTGGGGCTGTGGTTGGGTGTGGGGTGATTTGGGTTGGGTAAGGGAGAATTTTGGGGTGCTGCGAGGCTAAGGTTCAGGGCCAGGAGAGGTTTGGGGCTGTTAGAAGGGGCATGGGACTGTGGCTGGgttggggctgggcaggggacagggatcgGGGTTGGTGGGGGTGTTTGGATCAggggtgttggggctgggcaggggttTGAGGCCAGGCAGACCGGGGGCACTGGGGTCAGGCAGAtttggggtgctgctgcagcagcacactgcCCAGGCAGCAGGTACGGGCTGAGCCCCACTGTCCACCCACcctcctgcaggctgtggcTGTGACCCACGGGGTACTCTGGCCTCCCACTGCACCGATGGCACCTGCGATTGTGACCGTGGCACAGGAGCCTGTGCCTGCCGGCCCAACGTCGTGGGCAAGAGCTGTGATCGCTGCGCACCCCACTTCTGGAACCTGGGGGGGCCAAGGGGCTGCGAGCCTTGTGACTGCCACCCCACGCACGCCCTGCACCCTGCCTGTGACACAGTGAGTCCCCTGGCACCCTGGTATGGCTCCGCTGCCCTCCTGGGGCCCAGCGAGCTGCACAGTGAGCATGGCACTGTCGCTGCAGGTGacagggcagtgccagtgccGGCCTGGCTTCGGGGGCCGTGTCTGttcccagtgccaggagcaCCACTGGGGAGACCCCGAGCAGGAGTGCCGAGGTGGGAGCACATCCCAGGGACTGGGGGAGCAGGGACTCTGGGAACGGGGGATACAGGGGGACTCTGGGTGTCTGGTGAGACTCTTGGGACATGGTGGGAGACTCTGAACATGGGACACAAAGGAGACAGTGGGACACTGGGGGCACAAGGGACTCGGGAGATCTTGGGAACATGGTGGGATGCTGTGGGCATGGTGGACCTTGGGGAAACGGTGGGATGCTGGGGATGTGGTGGAACACTGAGAACATGGTATGTCTCTGGGGACATGCAGGACTCTGGGGACCCAGCACTTGGTGGAAGTGTGGGGACAATAGAAGGTGCTGGGGATAAATTGGATTCTGGAGACACAGGGGAATATGGTGGGATGCTGGGACATGGTGGCAGTCTGGGAAGGCTGGGACACACCGCCAACTGTCTCTGCAGCCTGTGAGTGTGAGCTGCTGGGTGCCGAGAGCCCGCAGTGCCAGCAGGACAACGGGCAGTGCCGCTGCCGGCTGGGATTCGGGGGGCTGCGCTGCGACCGCTGCCAGCGGGGCTACCAGGAGCCCTTCCCCCACTGCTCGCCCTGCCACCCTTGCTTTGGGCGCTGGGACCTGGCCGTGGGCAGCCTGCGGGAAGGGCTGCAGCGCCTTGGGGCACAGGTGCAGGCACTGAGGGAGGGGGGCTCTGCACTCCCACTCAGCCCCCGTCGCCTGcgggagctggaggaggctcTGGGGCACGTGGaacagctgctgggagagggggACAGCCCTCGTGATCCCCTCCTCGATGGACTGCCCAGGCAGCTGGATGGCACCAGGCAAGTGTGCAtgtggggctggggtggagGGACCCCCGTCTTGTCCCCCACCAAATTTTGAAGCCATCCTCCGTACCCAAAGGATGGAGCTGGACAACTTCTGGAAGCACCTTCAACAGTTGGAGCAACATCTAGACCGGCTGGTGCAGGCGGATGCGCAGCACCATGACCGGCTAGCTGAGCTGAGCCGCGAGCTGGGAGGTCTCAACAGAACCACCTCTCACCTGCAGATCCTCCTCGGCACCGTGGCGGCAGCCGGATTCAGTGGTAAGAGCCACCAGCAAAGTTTGGGCTCGGTGGCAGCCATCCTGGCCAAAGCCTGACGCCTGCACCCGCAGAGTCCTACCGCAGCATCCTGGCATCGACGGAGGCCTCGCGGCAGGCGGAGGTGGTGGCCAATGGCACAGCTGGCGAGCTCAGCAGGGCGCAGATGACGCAGCGGGCGGCCGAGCGGGCGCTGCAGCAGCGGGGCGACACTTTCCGCCGTGGCACGGCTGCAGCCCGGAAATCCTTGCGGGAGACACAGAAACGGGTGATGGGACTCAACATTGCCAGGATCAATGAGAAGGTGAGAGAGTGGAGCGGGCAGAAGTGGCGTGGGCATCACCCGCCATGTAGTGTTGAGCTGCCATTTCCGCCTTTGGCATCATCACAGATTTGTGGGGCACCCGGAGACCGGAGCTGCAAGCACGCGTCTTGTGGAGGAGCCTTGTGCCGAGACAGCGCGGGGACAAGGCACTGCGGTGGCACTGGGTGTGCAGGGGCACTGCCTGTCTCAGCTCGAGCCCTCAGCAGTGCTCATAATGCCTCACAGCAGCTGGAGGTGGCATTAGGGCAGCTGGGTGTTGTGGCACAGAAGGTAGGGGTGGTTGCTCCATGGCACTTTCTTGGGGTCCCCTTGTGTCCCGTTTGCATGTCCTGTTTGTGCCCTTTCCATGCCACTTTACATGACCCTCTTCTATGtcctgttttttccctttccatgcCCCCAAGCATGTTAGCTCTCTGTGTGTCTCCCATGGCCATTCAGAGATGCCCTTTGTGCCCCCTTGGGCCACTGCTGTACCCTCTGTCCCCTTGCACCCCCCTTGCATGTTCCTTTGCAGGCTCACATCTGCTCTCTCACTCCCTGCTCACCCCAAATGCCTCCTCCCggggctgccctgtgcccctgctcAGCCGGGTGTCCCTCAGATGCAGgaggtgcaggagctggcacggGGGGCAcgcagcagggcagaggaggCGCTGGGGCGCTCTCAGGCCGCCCGCAGCCGTGCAGAGAAGGCGACGGCCCAGCTGCGGGACTTCATCCGCCGAATCAAGGCCTTCCTGGCAGGTAGTGACAGCCCTGGGTGGGCACACGGGCATGGCAGGACTCAGCGAGCCCACCCTGAGCCCGCCCTGCTCCCCTGTCCCCGCAGAGGAGGGAGCTGACCCAGGCAGCATCGAGCTGGTGGCCCGGCAGGTGCTGAacatctccctgcccagcagccctggacagatccaggagctgctgctggagatgcGGGACAGCATCAGCCAGCTGGAGGGGGTGGACGCAGTTCTCAACAGCACAGCGGAGGGGCTGGCTGTGGCACGGGatctgctggcacagggacaggaggccaGGCAAGTGGTGGGGGCatgctggggcaggcaggggacagggccagTCCCGCTgcagtggcaggggctggagctgcctgtgctgctgcagggagcgAGCAGAAGGCATAAGGGACGAACTGGCGGGGAcacagcaggcactggaggtgGCGCGGACACAGG of the Passer domesticus isolate bPasDom1 chromosome 9, bPasDom1.hap1, whole genome shotgun sequence genome contains:
- the LOC135308084 gene encoding laminin subunit beta-2-like isoform X1, translating into MTLIPRVVPGKHHHASVGGWILDCTVVLEAGEDRHKLPCTPCHTLRPIAVPSPCSTRQIPWLPMDLLVLAFLLVGGLVAGDWQEPDLSHGCARGSCYPATGNLLVGRATRLSATSTCGLDGPQEYCIVSHLQDSEKCFTCDSRDPSLPESHRIENVIYLSSPHDKRTWWQSENGVEHVSIRLDLEGEFHFTHLIMKFKTFRPAAMLVERSADFGRTWKVYRYFAYNCSKLFPGIPSHALGLVDEVLCDQRYSEIEPSSHGEVIFKVLDPSIPVADPYSPAIQDLLRVTNLRVNLTKLHTLGDNLLDSRREVLHKYYYAVDELVLRGSCFCHGHAAHCAPAPGAPTPSVPGMIHGRCVCEHHTQGLNCERCEDFYHDLPWRPAEGSSTNACRRCDCNEHSRRCHFDMAVFLATGNTSGAVCDDCQHNTMGRRCHLCKPFYYRHPRSDIRSPTACAPCDCDPAGSLDGGACDGHTDVALGMIAGQCRCKENVAGPRCDRCRHGAYGLSHDDPQGCQPCRCDPRGTVAGSSPCDPISGDCYCKRFVAGRSCSQCVPEFWGLSYDLGGCRPCACDFGGAYNNRCSMEDGACPCRPHIMGRQCDQVQPGFFCAPLDYYTYEAEQATGHGHSHPQLPGAIRAEVPQDCLEYDTRELAGRKGRSRRQRSPPRAPQPPVPPRRSRQQPPKLDVEEVVRDSAGRMVTWTGLGFARVRDGAGLTFRVDNVPYAMDYELLLRYEPESAEDWEAVVSVSSRVLPTSSRCGNLLPSEQMYRQSLPHSQRYVLLSRPFCFEPSTPYEVTMRLQRAGVTQRHPGAFILIDSLVLLPRVSELPGFHGAEAAARQEELERYQCLEVFRMAPPHPLAEACARLVCSVSALMHGGALPCQCDPQGSRSSECQVQGGQCECKPHVTGRRCDHCAPGSFGFGPLGCSPCGCSPEGSVSQLCDKVSGQCRCQPGTVGRQCDQCQPGHWGFPACRPCQCNGHAEECDPRTGTCLRCRDHTSGRHCERCQDGYYGNPVLGSGQQCRPCPCPGYPGTRHYHGSACHADDETHHIVCLCAPGYAGPRCDRCSPGYFGAPEMEGGECRPCQCNNNIDTSDPEGCDPRTGQCLRCLYHTAGPRCAQCQPGYYGSALQRSCRRCGCDPRGTLASHCTDGTCDCDRGTGACACRPNVVGKSCDRCAPHFWNLGGPRGCEPCDCHPTHALHPACDTVTGQCQCRPGFGGRVCSQCQEHHWGDPEQECRACECELLGAESPQCQQDNGQCRCRLGFGGLRCDRCQRGYQEPFPHCSPCHPCFGRWDLAVGSLREGLQRLGAQVQALREGGSALPLSPRRLRELEEALGHVEQLLGEGDSPRDPLLDGLPRQLDGTRMELDNFWKHLQQLEQHLDRLVQADAQHHDRLAELSRELGGLNRTTSHLQILLGTVAAAGFSESYRSILASTEASRQAEVVANGTAGELSRAQMTQRAAERALQQRGDTFRRGTAAARKSLRETQKRVMGLNIARINEKICGAPGDRSCKHASCGGALCRDSAGTRHCGGTGCAGALPVSARALSSAHNASQQLEVALGQLGVVAQKMQEVQELARGARSRAEEALGRSQAARSRAEKATAQLRDFIRRIKAFLAEEGADPGSIELVARQVLNISLPSSPGQIQELLLEMRDSISQLEGVDAVLNSTAEGLAVARDLLAQGQEARQRAEGIRDELAGTQQALEVARTQAMTAGSTLQRARDAIQVAENRAKEAERRLQVLDRKESQAQRRLRELARRIATLQEQGQGARHTAQQAREGAQRATTTSGTLSQDLAQVTQRYVVLKNKVGMLDRVSGGTLQRVSQLMAEVQDLLDKASNSKRKLEDLEQRFGANERTMAAKVTRLQALEQQVTGLLQEIRERANAYATC